Sequence from the Sphingomonas suaedae genome:
GCGTTGATCGGGCTGACCCGGGCCTGGGCGCGCGAGTTCGGACCCGACGGCGTCACCGTCAACGCGATCGCGCCGGGCGCCTTTCCGACCGATGCCGAGAAAATCCACCCGGATCCCGAAGGCTATAATCGCATGGTGCTCGATGCCCAGTCGATCAAGCGGCGCGGCACCGCGCATGACATCGCCAACGCCATCGCCTTTTTCGCGAGCGACGAGTCCGGTTTCGTCACCGGCCAGACGCTGCACGTCAATGGCGGCTGGACCATGAACTGAAGGACAAGACGTGCAGAATATCCTGAGCGGCATTCGCGTGCTCGACTGTTCGATCGCGATGGCCGGTCCCTTTGCCGCGCAGCGCATGGGCGACATGGGCGCTGACGTGATCAAGGTCGAGCCGGTGACCGGCGAGTGGCAGCGCCATGCCCCGGCGGGCGGCGCGACCGGCAACGAAGTGTGCGTGTCCTTCCTGTCGCTCAACCGCAACAAGCGCAGCCTGGCGATCGACCTCAAGTCGCCGGAGGGCAAGGCGCTGCTGCTGGAGATGGTCAAGGACGCCGACGTCTTCCTACAGAATTACCGCCCGGGCGTCGCCGAGCGGCTGGGCGTCGATTACGCGACCCTGTCGGCGATCAACCCGCGCCTGATCTATGTGTCGATGTCCGGCTATGGCGAGGACGGACCATATCGTTTCTTCCCGGGGCAGGACCTGCTGCTGCAGGGGATGTCGGGCGCGATGCTGTCCGCTGGCGTCGAAGGTGCCCCGCCGTCGGCCGCCGGCCAGTATCTGGTCGATGCGATCACCGCCTATTCGGCGTTCGAGGGCGCGCTGGCCGCGCTGTTCCACCGCGAGCGGACGGGCGAGGGGCAGCTGGTGCAGGTCAACAT
This genomic interval carries:
- a CDS encoding CaiB/BaiF CoA transferase family protein produces the protein MQNILSGIRVLDCSIAMAGPFAAQRMGDMGADVIKVEPVTGEWQRHAPAGGATGNEVCVSFLSLNRNKRSLAIDLKSPEGKALLLEMVKDADVFLQNYRPGVAERLGVDYATLSAINPRLIYVSMSGYGEDGPYRFFPGQDLLLQGMSGAMLSAGVEGAPPSAAGQYLVDAITAYSAFEGALAALFHRERTGEGQLVQVNMLDAITTIQMQELSVFTVGNKPQTRSAEPHAHSYIRAPYGVFATADGYITLAMAPYAKLAELFDDPFFAELDDGRDGWTMRDAIFARIKGHLPSRTSADWLAAMRERDIWAGPVYGYADLVADPQIAHNGTFVEYDHRTEGRVKVPGFPIRFSKTPSKIERGAPLVGEHSREVLREAGVDAARIDALIAAGVVKQHA